In Ammoniphilus sp. CFH 90114, the DNA window TTCCCCGCACGGAATGGACGAGGCATCTGGGGTTCACGCTTCCTTAAGATGATGAAAGAAATACCAACAAGTAAATAAGAAATAACGATCGCAAGACCACCTGCATCAACTAACCAAACTAGCATCTTTCTTCCACAAAGTGGAGCTAACACAGAAAGTACTCCAATGAAAAGAATGGCGTTCGATGGCGTTTTATATTTTGGATGAAGCTCACCTAACCAGCTTGGAAGCATGTGTGATTTAGCCATCGCGTATATAACTCGGCTTCCTCCGATCAAGAAAGAGTTCCAACTTGTTAAAATTCCTCCAACACCTGCAATTATCAGAATTTGAGTTGCAACTGGACTAGAGAAGATTGCTCCCATTGCATCGGCCGTAGCTAGACTAGAATCTGCTAATTGCCCCTGACCTAATCCTTTACCCACTCCGAATATCATCCCAATATACCAAACTACAGCCATAATAACTGAGATAATTAGGACACTTCCAATTTGTTTATGAGGAAGATTAATCTCCTCAGCTGCTTGTGGAATAACGTCAAATCCCACGAACATAAAGGGAATCATGACAAGAACCGCCATAAATCCAGTCCAACCATTAATAAAAGAAGGGATTGCATCAGATGGAGTTGGTGTGATGGCGGCACCACCTACTAAACTTAATCCAACCAAAGCAAGGAGAACGGTTACAATAAATTGGAATTTCGCTGCTTGTTTTAATCCAAAATAGTTAAGAGCCGTAATAATAATGGCACCAATCATTCCGACAGCTACCCAGGAAGCATAAACATCCCATCCTGCAACAGTCCACATAAAGCCCACTTTATAGTTAGGGAAGATATACTCAATAACCGTTGGCAGAGCTACCGCTTCGAATGCTACCACTGAAATATATCCTAGTGAAATCGACCAAGAAACGACGAAAGACCATTTGGAGCCAAGAGCACGATGTGTCCATGCGTGCTCTCCTCCAGCCTTTGGCATAGCAGAAGTTAATTCAGAGTAAGTCAATCCTACAAAGGTAACAATAATTCCACCGACTAAGAAAGCAAGAATGGCACCTAATAACCCTGCAGATGTTAACCAGTCTCCAGTTAATACAACCCATCCCCAACCAATCATGGCACCGAAGGATAAACATAAAACATCAAAGCGAGAAAGTACTCTTTCGAATTTAACGTTATTCTTCATTGACTTACCCCTTTTCCTGTATTTTTTTATGTTTTGTTATTGACTACTTTAGCAATCGTCTCTTCAAGGATTTGAAGACCTTCATCTAGCTGATGATCTGTAATCACAAGAGGCGGCAAGAAACGAAGGACGTTCCCATACATTCCAGCGCTTAGACTAAACAATCCATTCTTCCAAGATTCGCTTACAATTTGTGCTGTTTCCTCTTTCGCAGGTTCCTTCGTTTGACGATCCTTAACTAGTTCCATTGCACACATAGCACCTAATCCGCGCACATCCCCAATGATCGGGTATTTCTCCTGCATCTCTAGGAATTTATT includes these proteins:
- a CDS encoding APC family permease — its product is MKNNVKFERVLSRFDVLCLSFGAMIGWGWVVLTGDWLTSAGLLGAILAFLVGGIIVTFVGLTYSELTSAMPKAGGEHAWTHRALGSKWSFVVSWSISLGYISVVAFEAVALPTVIEYIFPNYKVGFMWTVAGWDVYASWVAVGMIGAIIITALNYFGLKQAAKFQFIVTVLLALVGLSLVGGAAITPTPSDAIPSFINGWTGFMAVLVMIPFMFVGFDVIPQAAEEINLPHKQIGSVLIISVIMAVVWYIGMIFGVGKGLGQGQLADSSLATADAMGAIFSSPVATQILIIAGVGGILTSWNSFLIGGSRVIYAMAKSHMLPSWLGELHPKYKTPSNAILFIGVLSVLAPLCGRKMLVWLVDAGGLAIVISYLLVGISFIILRKREPQMPRPFRAGNNSAVGYIAVILSIGLAVLYMPGMPAALVWPYEWIIFGGWWALGAYYLIKTPHEEYDYSEEKVKSIQVS